A segment of the Aureliella helgolandensis genome:
TACCGCCGCACCGTCGACCACGTGCAGACCGGGATAGCCGTAAACTCGTAAATAAGGATCGATCACTCCGCGTTGGATCGAATCGCCAATCGCGGCACCGCCGAGAAAGTGCGCAGTGATCGGAATATTGAAAACGTCGTTCCATCCTCCATACGCGACGCCGCCGATGCGTTTGGCGATTCGCCGCACCACTTCATGCCCGATCGGGATCCACGTCGGGTTCGAAAGACCAGTGCCTTGCTTGCTCGTAAAGCGTCGCCCGAACCAACCGCGTTTTGTATAGCAGGTGATGGAGTTGTCATGGGTTTGCATTACCAAAGCGATCATCGTCTGTTGCGACCATTTTTTCAAACTCAAGTTGCGCAACACTCTGGCCGGGTGTCGCAGCAGCTCAAACAACCAATTTGCCAGCGGCCATCGCGCACCTCCTTTGGCAAGCGCCGTCGTCAGCAGACCCATGGCATTGCTCCCCTTACCATATCGTACCGGCTCGACATGCGTTTGCGGATCAGGATGAAATGAAGACGAGATCGCGACGCCGCGGGAAAAGTCTTGATCGGTGTCAAAGCTGCGTGCGCCCAAGATCGCCTCGGAATTGGTCCGCGTCAGTAAGCCCAACCGCAATGATAGATCGGGCAGGTGACCTTCGTCACGCATTCGATGCAACAACTTTTGTGTGCCCATCGTTCCGGCAGCCAATACGACTTGAGGGGCGATAAAAGTGCGACGTTTGGGCTTGCCCAAGCATCCCAACAGCCCGTCACTTGGCACGGTGTCGATGGCGTAACGACCATCGTCCAGCGGCCGAATTGTGGTGACGGTGGTCAACGGGTAAACCATGGCCCCGCCGAGTTCTGCCAAGAACAGGTAATTTTTCAGCAGCGTGTTTTTCGCGTTGTGTCGGCAACCCGTCAGGCATTCTCCGCATTCGGTGCAACCGCTTCGGGGCGGACCGATGCCGCCGAAAAAAGGATCTTCAGTCTCCACCCCAGGCTTGCCAAAAAATACGCCCACTGGTGTCGGTCGAAAGCTGTCCTCCACTCCCATCTCTTTGGCCACAGCGCGTATGACCTGATCCGCAGGCGACGTGCTTGGTGCCGATACGACTCCCAGCATACGACTGGCCAGATCATAAAATGGCGCCAACTCGGTTTGCCAATCGGTGATATCGGCCCATTGGGGATCGGCGAAGAACGCCGGAGGAGGAACGTAGAGTGTATTTCCATAAACCAACGATCCGCCGCCCACACCGGCGCCGGAAAGGATCATGACGTT
Coding sequences within it:
- a CDS encoding GMC family oxidoreductase, with protein sequence MESTSHTSADDADMGPSAPEAPRKAMVGQSNGDEVVDVVVIGSGFGGSTAALRLTEKGYRVAILEAGRRFDEQSLPTTSWDLRAFLWAPLLRCFGIQRISLLKNVMILSGAGVGGGSLVYGNTLYVPPPAFFADPQWADITDWQTELAPFYDLASRMLGVVSAPSTSPADQVIRAVAKEMGVEDSFRPTPVGVFFGKPGVETEDPFFGGIGPPRSGCTECGECLTGCRHNAKNTLLKNYLFLAELGGAMVYPLTTVTTIRPLDDGRYAIDTVPSDGLLGCLGKPKRRTFIAPQVVLAAGTMGTQKLLHRMRDEGHLPDLSLRLGLLTRTNSEAILGARSFDTDQDFSRGVAISSSFHPDPQTHVEPVRYGKGSNAMGLLTTALAKGGARWPLANWLFELLRHPARVLRNLSLKKWSQQTMIALVMQTHDNSITCYTKRGWFGRRFTSKQGTGLSNPTWIPIGHEVVRRIAKRIGGVAYGGWNDVFNIPITAHFLGGAAIGDSIQRGVIDPYLRVYGYPGLHVVDGAAVSANLGVNPSLTITAQAERAMSLWPNLGDEDPRPAMNEAYRRLPAIYPRNPIVPAGAPAALRLPTAGDSLATPADGKSSETV